Below is a genomic region from Rhodospirillum centenum SW.
GCCTGCCGAACCTCTACTATCTGTCGCCGGTGCCGCTGCTGACGGCCGCCGTGGCGGCAGCGCTCTTCGGCGCCCTGCGCCGGCGCCGGGAAACAGCGCCCTTCGTCCTGGCGATGGGGCTGTTCCTCCTGTCCTATCTGGGGCTGGCGATCAGCCTGTGGCCCTATCTGGTGCCGCCGGCCTTCACCCTCTGGGATGCGGCCTCCCCGCCGGAAAGCCAGGTCTTCCTGCTGGTCGGGCTGGCCTTCCTGATCCCGACCACCCTGCTCTACACCGCCTTCACCTACTGGGTCTTCCGCGGCAAGGTCCGTCCCGGGGCCGGCTACCAGCATTAGGGCCGTTCCGCCCCCCTCCCCCGGGCGCCGGAAACGGAAAGGGCGGCAGGCCGAGGCCGCCGCCCTTCATCCGCCGCGATGCGACGGCCGTTCCGCGAGGGAGATCAGTCGTCCAGCATCGTGGACAGCTTCATCGCCACGCCCATGTCGCCCTGCACCTTCAGCTTGCCCATGGTGAAGGCCATCATGGGGGAGAGCTGGCCGTGTTGCAGCTTCATGAAGTCCTCAAGGCTGATCTTCAGGACGCACTTGGCATCCTCGCCGCCCTCGGTGATCTCGGGCGGGGTCCTGGTGCCGTCGATGAAGATGCTGCCCTGGTCCCCGAAGTCGAACTTGACGGTCGAGTTCAGCCCGTTGAAGCGGCTGGAACTGGACTGCATCTCGGTCAGGATCTGTTGCAGCGACATGGACGTTTCTCCCTCCTGTTGGGCCCCCTGACAACGGTCAGAGCGGCAGGTTGTCGTGCTTCTTCCAGGGATTCTGGAGATTCTTGTTCTTGAGCATCGCCAGCGCCTTGCACAGGCGGCGGCGGGTGCCGTGGGGCCGGATGATGTCGTCGATGTAGCCGCGGCTGGCGGCCACGAACGGGTTGGCGAACTTCTGCCGGTATTCCTCGGTGCGCGCCTCGATCTTCGCCTGGTCGCCGATGTCCTGGCGGAAGATGATCTCCACCGCCCCCTTCGGCCCCATGACCGCGATCTCGGCGGACGGCCAGGCGTAGTTGACGTCGCCGCGCAGGTGCTTGGACGCCATCACGTCGTAGGCGCCGCCGTAGGCCTTGCGGGTGATGACGGTGACCTTCGGCACCGTCGCCTCGGCATAGGCGAACAGCAGCTTCGCCCCGTGCTTGATGATGCCGCCATACTCCTGCGCCGTGCCCGGCAGGAAGCCCGGCACGTCCACGAAGGTGACGATCGGGATGTTGAAGGCGTCGCAGAAGCGGACGAAGCGCGCCGCCTTGATGGAACTCTGGATGTCCAGGCAGCCGGCCAGAACCATCGGCTGGTTCGCCACGAAGCCGACCGTGGCCCCCTGCATACGGCCGAAGCCGGTGATGATGTTCTTGGCGTAGTCCGGTTGCAGCTCGAAGAAGTCGCCCTCGTCCACGACCTTCAGGATCAGCTCCTTCATGTCGTAGGGCTTGTTCGGGTTCGCCGGGATCAGCGTGTCGAGCGACATCTCCTCGCGGTTCGCCGGATCGGGCGTCGGGCGCACCGGCGGCTGTTCGCGGTTGGAGAGCGGCAGGAAATCGAACAGGCGGCGGGTCTGGAGCAGGGTCTCGATGTCGTTCTCGAACGCCATGTCCGCGACACCGGACTTGTGCGAGTGCGTCACTGCCCCGCCCAGTTCCTCGGCCGTCACCACCTCGTGCGTCACCGTCTTCACCACGTCGGGGCCGGTGACGAACATGTAGGAGCTGTCCTTCACCATGAAGATGAAGTCGGTCATCGCCGGGCTGTAGACGGCACCGCCGGCGCACGGCCCCATGATCAGGGAGATCTGCGGCACCACGCCCGAGGCCAGCACGTTGCGCTGGAACACCTCGGCATAGCCGCCGAGCGAGGCCACGCCTTCCTGGATGCGCGCGCCGCCGGAATCGTTCAGGCCGATGACGGGCGCCCCCACCTTCATCGCCTGGTCCATGACCTTGCAGATCTTCTCGGCGTGCGCCTCGGACAGCGAACCGCCGAAGACCGTGAAGTCCTGGCTGAAGACGAAGACCAGACGGCCGTTGATGGTGCCATGCCCGATGACCACGCCGTCGCCGGGCACCTTCTGCGCATCCATGCCGAAATCGATGCAGCGATGCTCGACGAACATGTCCCACTCCTCGAAGGAGCCTTCGTCGAGCAGGACATCGATGCGCTCACGGGCGGCCAGCTTGCCCTTGGAGTGCTGGGCCGCGATCCGACGTTCACCACCGCCCAGGCGCGCAGCCGCACGCTTCGCCTCGAGCTTGGCCAGAATCTCCTGCATGATCCCTTGATCTTCCTCTGAGACTGCGCCGGGCCAACCGTCACGACGCGACGGTTGGCATAGCATCCGAACGGTAGGTTGCCAACTGCGGTGCAATGAAAATTCCCGCAAGGCGGACGGCACGCACTGTCATTGCGGCGGAGCTAACCGGCAAGCAGGCGGAGGAACCGTTCCGTCGCCCCGAGGTCGGCCCGGATGCCGGCACGGCGGGCGGCGGCTTCGGCGTCCACGCCCCAGGTCTCGCTCTGCCAGGATTCGTCGAGCTGGGAGACGGCGAAGGCCTCCTCCGCGTCGATCCGCCCCTCCAGCAGCGCCAGCGCCACGACCAGAGAGCCGGAGAGGGCGACCGCGTTCTGCAGCCCCGACAGGCGCCAGTCGTCCTGCGCCTCCACCGCCCGCCGAAGGGCGGCCAGCGTCAGGTCCGACTGCGGCCGGTGGACGATGCCGGTGGTGGGCAGCAGCATCGCGTCGTAGCGGCTGGCCACCCAGTCCAGCAGCGGCTGCCACGCCTCCTCCTGCCGCGCCACCAGGGAGCGCGGATGGTCGGCCCGGTAGCAGAGCAGGTCCGTGCCGGCATAGGCGGCGACCCCGTCCACGATGGCGGCCCGCTGCGGCACGATGCGGTCCACGGTCGTGCTGGCGAGCTGCATCATCGGCATGGAGTGCGGCTCCACCGTCTCCGTCTGGGCGTCCCATTCGGCGGCGACGGCTTCCGCCAGGGCGCGTGTCGGCAGCACGAGCGGCGCGCGGGCGGGCGACTTCAGGCTGCGCCCGTCCAGCCGGACCTCCCAGCCGCCCTCTACGGCGGCCGTCCCGACCTCTCTGTAGACCCGCTTCATCCAGTGTATCTCCCGTTCCGGGACGTCAGTTCAGGGCCGCCGGGCCGGAGGGCGCCATCAGGGCGAGCACGGCTGCCGGCAGCGCCGCACAGTCGGTGACGATCCGGTCGGCCCCCGCGGCGGTCAGTTCCTCCACCTCATGGTAGCCCCAGGAGACGCCGACCACCGGCACGCGGGCGTTGCGGGCCATCAGCATGTCGAAGGTGGTGTCCCCGATCACCACCGTCTCCTCCCGCTCCGCCCCCGCCTCGGCCATCGCGTGGTGGACCATGTCGGGATGCGGCTTGCCGGGCAGCAGGTCGCTGGTCTGCAAGGTGACGAAACGCCCGCGCAGACCGTGATGGTCCAGCGTCGCCAGCAGGCCGCGGCGCGACTTGCCGGTGGCGACCCCCAGCAGGCAGCCCGCCGCCTCCAGCGCGTCCAGCGCCTCCACCACGCCGGGGAACAGCGGTTCGGGAACCCGTGCCAGCAGACGGTTCTCGTGGAAGGCGGCCTTGTAGGCCTCGGCGATCTCCACATGCAGGGCCGGCTCCAGCAGGGGCGCCAGCGTCGCCACGGCCCCGACCAGCGGCAGGCCGACGACCCGCCGCACCGCCTCGGCCGGCGGGGGTGGAAGATTGGCGGCGGCGAACCCGGCCGTCATGGCGGCGACGATGGCGTACTGGCTGTCCACCAGGGTTCCGTCGCAATCGAAAAGGGCAAGTTTCACGGTCGGGCCGCTCGGGCTGCGGGGACTGCCGCTCAGATAGCACCGCCCGGCCCGCGGCGGAAGCACCCGCGGGGCCGCGGCAGGGCAGGCCGGGACCGCACGGTCCGGTAACGGTGACGACGGTCACTGTCCGGTGCGGGGCGCGGGCCTAGAACCGCTCCAACCATCGCAACGACCTTTGCAGCACGGGCCGGCGCCGGGTCCCCCGCGGGAGGACAGGCGTGTCCGGCCGGGAGCACGAGCCATGAAGCGCGTGAACATGATCCGGGCGGAGACCCTGGCGGACCGGCTGACGGTCGCCGGCCTTGTCGGGGGCGTCCTGTTCTACCTGGGCTACGGCGTCTACCTGTTCGGCTGAAGCCCGCGGCCCGGGAGCCGGGGCGGACGCCGACGGATCGTGCCGTCGGCGTCCGGGCCTCAGAACTCCAGTTCCGCGAAGGGATCGTCCTTCCGCTTGTCCTCGAACCCGAAATAGTCCCAGGCCGGGCGCATGTGCTTCGGCAGGGGGGCCGTCACGTCGATGACGCCGCCGCGCGGATGCGGCAGGATGATCCGGCGGGCATGCAGATGGAGCTGCCGCGGCAGGTCCCCCGCCCCCTCCAGGAAGGCGCCCTGGCCGGCATACTTGCCGTCGCCCAGGATCGGCGTGCCGAGGGCGGCCATGTGGACGCGGAGCTGGTGGGTGCGCCCGGTGCGCGGCCACAGCGCCACGAAGGCAGCCTGTTTGTGGGCGTGCTCCAGCACCGTGTAGTAGGTGATGGCGTGAACGCCCTCATCCTCGTCCACGGTCATTCGTTCGCCGCGGGTGCCGGCCTCCTTGGCGACGGGCAGGTCGATGCGGCCCTTCATGGGCTTCGGCACCCCCACCGTCACCGCCCAGTAGATCTTGCGCGCCTCGCGGGAGCGGAAAGCGGCCGTCAGCTTGGCCGCCGCCGCGGCGCTGCGCGCCAGCACGAGGCAGCCCGAGGTGTCCTTGTCCAGCCGGTGGACCAGCTTGGGCCGCCCCTCCGCCTCGAACTTCAGGGCGTCCAGCATGGCGTCCAGATGCTTCACCTGGTTGGTGCCGCCCTGGGTGGCGAGCCCGGCGGGCTTGTCCAGCACGATGACGTCGTGGTCGCGGAACAGGACGCGGGCGCGCAGCTCCTTCGCCGCGCGCTCGTCCACCTCCGGCCGCGCCTTGGGCCGGACCGCATCGGGCGGCGGCGCGTCGGGCAAGGGCGGAATGCGGACGGACTGGCCGGGCAGCAGGCGCGTGCTGGCCTCCGCCCGTTTGCCGTCCACCCGGACCTGACCCGTGCGCAGCAGCTTCTGGAGCTGGATGTGGGAGAGCAGCGGATAGTGCCGCTTGAACCAGCGGTCCAGCCGGACCTCGCCCTCGTCGTCCCCGACCAGCCGGGTCTCGACCTGCTTCTTCTCACTCTCGCTCATGCAACCGCCGTCCGGATCAGCGCCAGACCGGCGAACAGGCCGCCGACCGACAACAGGAAAGAGGCCGCAACATAGGCTGCCGCAGCGCCGATTGCACCCCGTTCGACCAGCAGGGCAACGTCGAGCGAAAAGCTGGAGAAGGTGGTGAAGCCGCCGAGCACGCCCACCATCAGGAAGGCCCGCAGTTCCGGCGCCGGCTGCCAGACATGGGCGCCGAGCCCGGCCAGCACGCCCATGGCGAAGCTGCCGGTCACGTTCACCGTCATCGTCGCCCAGGGATAGGCGGTGCCCAGCCAGTGGCCCAGGCCGACACCCGTCAGATAGCGGGCCACGGCCCCGAGACCGCCGCCCGCGGCCACGGCCAGGATCATCTTCATGCGTCCACCCCGAATATCCACCCTTCGCGCCGGGCCGTCTCCGCCTCCGGCGCCGTCCAGACCCGCGCCTCTCCCGCGAGTGCGAGAAGGCCGGCGGCCGAGATCATGGCATCGCCCGTATGGTCGTCAAAGCCCTCCGGAAAGCCGGGCGGCAATGCGCAGCCGAAGGCCGCGAGCGCCCGCTCCAGCTCCGCCAGCGTGCGCAGCTTGGCCGTGCCGTGCCCGGCCCGGCGGCGGAACAGGGTCGGGTAGATCTCGCACACGACCGAGCGCGCACCGACCGGCTCCGCCGGCCAGACGGCGAGACGGCCGCCGGCCTCCCGCCGCAGCCGGCGCAGCGAGCGCATGCCGGCGAGCGACGCCTTGCCCACCTGCTTGGAGGCAGCCGCGAGCTTGAACACGGACACCGGGGTGCCGAAGCCGCCCGCGGCGGCCGCCACCTCCACCCGCCGGCGCTTGGTGGAACCGTCGCCCCAGTGCGGCGGCGTCGGCCCGGCGATCCAGAAGCTGGGCGCGAAGCGCGGATCGTGGACGACGGCACCCGCGAAATCATCCGATGCCTCGCCGGCCGCCGCCTCCACCAGATCCCAGAGCGCGAACAGGTCCGCCACCCCCGGCACGCGGCCGTCCAGATAGCCGGCGCCGGGCACCCAGGGCAGGCTGAAGGCGCAGTCGATCCCGATCAGCAGGCGCCGGCCCTGCGCGAGCCGGTCCAGCAGCCAGTTCACCGCCTCCTCCCGCCGCCAGTGGCGGCCCGGCGGCGGCACCGGCCGGACGATACGGTCCAAGGGCGAAACGACGGCGATGGCGATGCCGCGGGCCGGCTGCGCGCCGGTCCAGTCGATGCCGACATGGAGGTCGAAGGCGGTCGGGAACGGATCGGGCAGCATGGCAGGCTCGGCGGCGGGTCGGCCGCGACCCTATCATGGTGCTAAATACCCATCTGCCGGGCTGAGCTCCAGCCCAGGGAGTGAGATGACGGCAGCCTTGTGATGGCTTTCTGTAACCGGGCATGAGGGCGCCCGGCCCGGAGGTCATGGCCAAGCACTTGGGCCGGCAGATGAGTTGTAGGCAGCGGCGAGGCAAACGCCATCCGCTCGTTCAGGATGCTGTTGACGGAGGAATGCTCGCCCGAGAGGGGCTCTCGCACCTTGGCGTGCACAATCACAGCCGCCAGCACCTCGTCTTTCACCCGCCGGATCAGCCACAATGGATGGCGGGGCGATCTCGGTTCTTCAACGAAACGCATCGGAATGCCCCAGCTTGGTCCGACCGATGCCCCAGAATTCAGCGTATGACGCGGAGAGTCATACGACGGTATCCGGATTCAAAGGTGTCTTCAGCTACTGAGTTGATAACTCAGTATCGCCTGCCACTTCCCGTCATCTGCAACCTCGGCAACAAGGCGCTCAACCCAACTTCTCGAATAAGTGTAATCGCCATGCGCCGAGTGGTAAACACAATATTCCTTTTTGGTATTTTGAGGAAAAGAATCGCCCTTACGCGGCCTTACTTCATGCAAGCGCCAAGCTTGGTTATGATTATGCAAGCTAAAAGCCCGCCCGGTTCGTCGCGAAACTTCCTCGCACACCACCTTAGGCTTATAAGGATGGGTTTCGTCCGCGGGTCGAAATTTGACCAAGACATTTCGAATCTCTTTGGCCTCAGCCGATTCCGACTGTACGAATTGGAAATGTGAGCGGCTCTTTGATGCGCTGTCCAGGGTATAGATCACACGGAACTGGTAATCCAGGTCGGTCAACTCCTCCTCGGTCAGACCGTCCCGCAGGCGGGCGTCGAGAGCCTCTATATGTTCGGGAATATCGTGCTTTTGGAGTTCGGCCACTTGGCCAAGGCTCAGTTTCGAGAATTGCAGGGCAAAGGCCAAATCGCCTTGCAGCGAGAGAGACTCACCAAACAGATCACGGATTATGCGGTCAAAATTCAAACAGCAGGCTTGAAAAAGGGGCAGCCACTTTGAATCGGCCTTACCCAGGATGTTGTGTTCGACAGCGTCCCGAATATCCTTGAGCGCATTCAAATTGCGTTTCATGCCATCAGAAAGTGGGCAGTCGTCACGCTTAACCATGTAGCTCAACGACCACGTCTTCCCTTCGGCATCGGTGATTGTACCCCGCTTCCGAATGTAGTGTTCGTGCAGGAGGTAAGTCCAAGCCACATTCGCCAAAATTGCGAACATTTCTGTCTTGAAAATTACGGTCGGACTGTTGAAAACTTGAACAGCAACAATCATTGCCTCTCGTGCCCGCACCAACCTCTCATCTTCGAAGGCATTCAAGCCGGTACGCGGGTCAAACGCTTTCTTTCTGGCGATGAATCCCTCGACAACCTCATCTGACGCGGCAACAATATTGTCAGACCTCTTAACCTCGGTAATGCGCGCGCTATTGACCGTTGCTTTGCGACCAACGTTCAGCATTGCCTGAATATCCTGATTGCGATACCCTCTATTCAGCAAGGCCTTCACTACCGGCTTTTCATTAGCAGTCAAAGAACCATTGCGGTTTCTTACGACCATGCCGCCAACCTTTCAGTCGTTGTGCATGGCAAGCATACTTCGGCAGGAGATTTGGATCAAAGGCATATCACCACACCTTGCATCACTCGACTTTCTGCCTATCGGGGCATACGATTTTTATGCCTACGGTGCGGCTTAGTCCATCTCAGGGCTCGCTTGGAAAGCCTTGAAGCCGGGTTGGTGGTAGGTTCAGGTGGGACATTAACCAGAGCTAGATTCTGTCAGAGACTTTCCGGACCGCCAGCAAAGATGGCGGGGACCCGCCCTGCCCTCGCCCCGATCGTTCGGCTATGCTCGGGGTCCCAACGGTTTGGCCGGGACGGTCGGACATGCGGATCGGATACTGGACGGCAGGCGCGGCGATGGCCGCCTTTTTCCTTCTGCCCGGCCCCGCCCGGGCACAGGGCACGCCGCCGCCGGCCGGCCCCCCGCAGGACGCGGGCTCCAACGCGGCAGAGGAGCCGCCGGAGGAGATTGTCATCATCGGCCGGCGGCGGCCGACGCCCGACTTCCAGGAGCAGTACGAATTCCACAAGGCGGAGTTCGAGCGGCTGCGGCAGATCTATGAGGAACCCCCACCCCCGCCCCGCTATTCGCCCGGGGAGCGGAAGCTGCGGGTGCAGGAGAGCATCTCCTCCACCCTGCCCGGCAAGCCCACCCTGCTGGACCGCGCGAACTGAGCGGCCCTCCCGCGAACAGGAACGGCCCCGATGCGGACATCGGGGCCGTCCTGACGGATGCGGGTCCTTGCCGCCTTACGGCAGCCTGGCCGTGAACGAGATGCCGACGGTCATCGGATCGTTCACGACGGCGGCGAGATAGTTCTCGATCACGCCCTTGACGTTCTTCTCGTTGGTGATGTTGCGGCCGAACAGGGCCACCTCGTAGGTCCGGTCCGGATTCTCGTAGCCGATCTTCAGCCCGCCCTCGAAGTCGCCCTTGCTGTAGAACTCCTCCGACTCGTACAGCACGAAGTTCGTGCGGCCGGTCATGTTCCAGTCGGTGAACAGGAACAGGTTGCTGCCGTCGGCCAGCGGCATGTTGTACCGGGCGGTCAGGCTGAGGATGTATTCCGGCGCGTTCGGGAACGGGTTGCCGTCGATCTTCGCGCGGCCGTTCACCAGCGGGTCCTTCACCGTGCAGACGCCGCCCGAGCAGATCGACGTGGTGACCTGATCGTCCTTGATCTCGGTATCGGTGTAGGTCAGGCCGGCGGTGATGATGAAGTCCGGCGTCAGGAAGGCTTCGGCATCCACCTCAAGGCCGTAGGCGACGCCCTTGTCCGCGTTCAGCAGACGGGCGGTGCCGTTGCCGTCGAAGGCGGTGAGCTGGATGTCGTTGACCGTGTAGGTGTAGACGGCGCCGTTCAGGCGCAGCCGGTCGTCCAGCAGGCTGCTCTTCAGGCCGGCCTCGTAGGAGAGGATCGTCTCCGAGGTGGCGGTCGTCGGGGCGCCGTTGAAGGAGACCGTGCGGCCCTGGATGGTCGGGCCGCGGAAGCCGCGGGCGATGCGGCCGAACACCGACACCTCGTCGGTCAGGTCGTAGAAGGCGCTGGCGTCCCAGCTCAGCTCGTCGTCCTTCAGCTCGACATGGCGGATGCCGGTGTAGGACGCCTGCGTGATCCGGCGGCCGTCCTCCACGCTGGTGAAGGTGCCGGCCTGCAGGGCGCGCAGGACGTTCATCTCCTTCTTGTCCTCGGTCCAGCGCAGGCCGCCGGTGAGCTTCAGGTCGTCGGTGATCCGGTAGCCGGCCTGACCGAACAGGGCCCAGGACCTGTTCTCGTTGCCCAGCGTGACGAAGCCGCTGGCGCCGCCCGTCTCGAAGAAATTGTACGGACGGAAGGTGAGCTGCTCGTCGGAATCGAAGTAGAAGCCGCCGACCTGCCAGTTGAGCGGGCCCGTCGTGTCGCTGGCGAGGCGCAGCTCCTGCGTCCACTGGTCCAGATCGTCGATGTTGCCCTGGGACTCGGCGAAGTTGCCGGCGGTGCCGTCGGTGTCGCCGCGGCTGTAGCCGTTCGTCGTCTCGTAGGCGGTGATCGAGGTCAGGACGACATTGCCGAAGTCGTGATCGACCTTCAGCGAGCTGCCCCAGCCCTCATAGGACTGGTCGTTGGCGTCGCCGTCGTTGTAGGCGACCTTGTCCTTGTCGTAGTTGCCGTTCAGCTTGTGGCTGCCCTTGGTCAGGGCGTAGCCGCGGAACAGGGTGGAGGTGGCGTCGAGATCGCGGCCGTGAACGTTCAGCAGGACGTCGGTGTCCTCGCCCGGGGTCAGCAGGAACTGGACGCGGGCGGCCTTGTCGTCGTAGCCGCCCAGCTTGGTGCCGTCGGCCGTGTTGTCCACCCAGTCGCCGCGGTGCTGCACCATGGCGGAGGCGCGGATGGCGAGCACGCCGTCGATCAGCGAGCCGCCGACACCGGCATCGGCCGTCACCGTGCCGAAGGTGCCGTAGGTGACGGTGCCGCGCCCCTGGGTCTCATGGCTCGGGGCGATCGAGTCGAACTTGATGATGCCGGCCGTGGTGTTGCGGCCGAACAGGGTGCCCTGCGGCCCGCGCATCACCTCGACCTGCTGCGTGTCGAACAGCGGCGAGCTTTTCAGCACCACGTTCTCCATCACCACATCGTCGATGATGATGGAGACGGGCTGCGAGGCGCCCAGGTAGAAATCGTTGTTGCCCAGGCCGCGGATGTAGAAGCGCGGGAAGATGCGGCCGGTCGAGGTCTCCGCATAGAGGCCCGGCACGCGGCCCGACAGCGCCAGCACGTCACCGCCGCCGGCCAGATAGTCGCGGAAGGTGTCGCCGGAGATGGCCGCCACGGACACCGGCACCTCCTGGAGGTTCTCGCTGCGCCGCTGCGCGGTGACGATGATCTCCTCCAGGGCCGGTTCCGCCGGCTGGGCGGTCTGGGCCGCGACACCGGCCGGCACGAGCAGCGCCAGGGCGGAAAGCCCGGCGTTCAGAGCATGCTTGAGCTGCACTTGGGTCCTCATCAGTCGGTTCAGGCGGCTGGACATCCAGGCCTGCAAGGCGGGCGGCCGCACGTCCGGGGGATGCCCTTTGCCCCGAACGCGGACGTGGACGGGCCGCCCCGCCGTTGGCGGCCCGGTTACTCCCGATCCGCGACGGAGCGATGACGAAAATGTTACAGCGATGAAAGTGGCGACGGGGTGTGGCTTCCGCACATCACCCCCGGCCGGGACAGCAGGCCTTCCCCCCTCAGCCCTGTCCCTGCCGTTCCGTCCGCAGCCGGGCCCAGTAGTCCAGGCGCTTGCGGATCTCCCGCTCGAAGCCGCGTTCGACGGGGTTGTAGAAGACCTGCCGCTCCATCCCGTCGGGGAAGTAGTTCTGCCCGCTGAAGCCATCCGCCGTATCGTGGTCGTAGGCGTAGCCGTGCCCGTAGCCGAGCTGCTTCATCAGCTTGGTCGGGGCGTTCAGGATGTGCATGGGCGGCATCAGGCTGCCCGTCTCCCGCGCCGCGCGCAGGGCCGCGCCATGGGCCTTGTAGGCGGCGTTCGACTTGGGCGCCGTGCCCAGATAGATGACGAGCTGGGCGATGGCGAGGTCGCCCTCCGGGCTGCCCAGCCGCTCATAGGCTTCCCAGGCGGCGATGGCCTGGGTCAGCGCCTGCGGATCGGCAAGCCCGACATCCTCCACCGCGAAGCGGCAGAGCCGGCGGGCGATGTAGCGGGGGTCCTCCCCGCCCGCCAGCATGCGGGCGAACCAGTAGAGCGCCGCATCCGTGTCGGAGCCGCGCAGCGACTTGTGCAGCGCCGAGATCAGGTTGTAGTGGCCTTCCTGCGCCTTGTCGTAGAGCGGCATCCGCCGCTGCACCGCCGCCGTCAGCCCCGTCGTGTCCAGCGCCGTGCCGTCGGGAAGCTGGAACAGCTCCTCGCACAGGTTCAGGCAGTAGCGGCCGTCGCCGTCCGCCATGGCCTTCAGCGCCAGCCGTGCATCCTCGTCCAGCGGCAGGGGGCGGCCCGTCTCCGCCTCCGCGCGTTGCAGCAGCTTCTCCAGCGCCGCCTCGTCCAGCCGGTTCAGGACGAAGACCTGGGCGCGGGACAGGAGTGCGGCGTTCAGCTCGAAGCTGGGATTCTCCGTCGTGGCCCCGACCAGGGTGACGGTGCCGTCCTCGACATAGGGCAGGAAACCGTCCTGCTGGGAGCGGTTGAAGCGGTGGATCTCATCGATGAACAGCAGGGTCCCCTGCCCCATCGCCCGCCGCGCCTTGGCCGCCTCGAACACCTTGCGCAGGTCGGCCACGCCGGAGAAGACGGCGGACAGCGGCTCGAAATGCAGGTCGGTGGACTGGGCCAGAAGCCGGGCGATGGTGGTCTTGCCGCAGCCAGGCGGCCCCCAGAGGATCATGGAGGTGAGGCGCCGCGCCTTGACCTGCCGGCCGACGGGCCCCTCGGGGGCCAGCAGATGCTCCTGCCCCACGACCTCCTCCAGCCGGCGCGGCCGCAGCCGGTCGGCCAGGGGGCGGGGAGCCTGATCCTCGAACAACGTACCCGACATGATCCTCACCGGGCGGCGGAAGGCAGCCGGGCCCCAGCATGCCCGCCCCGCCCGCGGGCGGCAAACGCCATTGCGTCAGCCGCCGATGGTGGTGGTCAGGACCTGATCGCCGCGCTGCACGTCGATGGTCCAGGCCCGCGCCCGGCGGGCCAGTTCGGCCGACAGATCGCGCACCCGCTCAATGGCCGTGCCGTTGATCCGCAGGATCACGTCGCCCGGACGCAGCCCCGTCATGGCCGCGGGCGAGCCACGGGCGACCTGGAGCACCACCACGCCCTCCTGTGCGCCGGAGAAACCGATCTCCTCGATCAGGGCGGGGTTCAGGTTGCCGACCTCCGCCCCGGCCAGCGGGTTCCGGCCCTGCAGGGTCGTCACCTCCCGCGGCGGGTCCTCCGGCGGGGCGATCAGCCCGAGCGTGAGCTGCTGTTCCTTGCCGCCGCGCAGCACGGTCAGCGTCGCCTTGCCGCCGATCGGCAGGGTGGCGATGCGGTAACGCAGGGCGTCGGGACCGTCCACCTCGCGCCCGTTCACGCCGGTGATGACGTCGCCGCGGCGCAGCCCCGCCTTGTCGGCCGGGCCACCCGGCCGGACCTGGTTGATCAGGACGCCACCGGGCCGCGCGAGATTGAGTCCGGCCGCGAGGTCGGCGGTGACCGCCTGCCCGTCGGCCCCGATCCAGGGCCGGACCAGCTTGCCGCCGGCGGCCACCGCGTCGATCACGGTGCGGACCATGTTGGAGGGGATGGCGAAGCCGATGCCGATGGAGCCGCCGTTGCGGGAATAGATCGCCGAATTGATGCCGACCAGCCGGCCGTCCATGGTGACCAGGGCACCGCCCGAATTACCCGGATTGATGGCCGCATCGGTCTGGATGAAGAAGTTGTAGTCCGACACGCCGACCGCCGTGCGGGCCACGGCGGAGACGATGCCGCTGGTCACCGTCTGGCCGACGCCGAACGGGTTGCCGATGGCGAGCACGAGGTCACCGACCTCCAGATCGTCGGAGTCCCGGAGCTGCAGGAAGGGCAGCCGTTCGCCCTTGGTGTCGATCCGCAGCACGGCGAGGTCCACCCGCTCGTCCTGGCTGACCAGCTTGGCCGGGAACTCCCGCCGGTCGGCCAGGACGACCTGGATCTGGTCGCTGTCCTGGATGACGTGCGCGTTGGTGATGATCAGCCCGTCGGCGCTGACGATGACGCCGGAACCGAGCGACGCCTCCATGCGCTCCCGCGGGACGCCGCCGA
It encodes:
- a CDS encoding SCP2 sterol-binding domain-containing protein gives rise to the protein MSLQQILTEMQSSSSRFNGLNSTVKFDFGDQGSIFIDGTRTPPEITEGGEDAKCVLKISLEDFMKLQHGQLSPMMAFTMGKLKVQGDMGVAMKLSTMLDD
- a CDS encoding acyl-CoA carboxylase subunit beta, with product MQEILAKLEAKRAAARLGGGERRIAAQHSKGKLAARERIDVLLDEGSFEEWDMFVEHRCIDFGMDAQKVPGDGVVIGHGTINGRLVFVFSQDFTVFGGSLSEAHAEKICKVMDQAMKVGAPVIGLNDSGGARIQEGVASLGGYAEVFQRNVLASGVVPQISLIMGPCAGGAVYSPAMTDFIFMVKDSSYMFVTGPDVVKTVTHEVVTAEELGGAVTHSHKSGVADMAFENDIETLLQTRRLFDFLPLSNREQPPVRPTPDPANREEMSLDTLIPANPNKPYDMKELILKVVDEGDFFELQPDYAKNIITGFGRMQGATVGFVANQPMVLAGCLDIQSSIKAARFVRFCDAFNIPIVTFVDVPGFLPGTAQEYGGIIKHGAKLLFAYAEATVPKVTVITRKAYGGAYDVMASKHLRGDVNYAWPSAEIAVMGPKGAVEIIFRQDIGDQAKIEARTEEYRQKFANPFVAASRGYIDDIIRPHGTRRRLCKALAMLKNKNLQNPWKKHDNLPL
- a CDS encoding ATP12 family chaperone protein, which encodes MKRVYREVGTAAVEGGWEVRLDGRSLKSPARAPLVLPTRALAEAVAAEWDAQTETVEPHSMPMMQLASTTVDRIVPQRAAIVDGVAAYAGTDLLCYRADHPRSLVARQEEAWQPLLDWVASRYDAMLLPTTGIVHRPQSDLTLAALRRAVEAQDDWRLSGLQNAVALSGSLVVALALLEGRIDAEEAFAVSQLDESWQSETWGVDAEAAARRAGIRADLGATERFLRLLAG
- a CDS encoding HAD-IA family hydrolase, which gives rise to MKLALFDCDGTLVDSQYAIVAAMTAGFAAANLPPPPAEAVRRVVGLPLVGAVATLAPLLEPALHVEIAEAYKAAFHENRLLARVPEPLFPGVVEALDALEAAGCLLGVATGKSRRGLLATLDHHGLRGRFVTLQTSDLLPGKPHPDMVHHAMAEAGAEREETVVIGDTTFDMLMARNARVPVVGVSWGYHEVEELTAAGADRIVTDCAALPAAVLALMAPSGPAALN
- a CDS encoding RluA family pseudouridine synthase encodes the protein MSESEKKQVETRLVGDDEGEVRLDRWFKRHYPLLSHIQLQKLLRTGQVRVDGKRAEASTRLLPGQSVRIPPLPDAPPPDAVRPKARPEVDERAAKELRARVLFRDHDVIVLDKPAGLATQGGTNQVKHLDAMLDALKFEAEGRPKLVHRLDKDTSGCLVLARSAAAAAKLTAAFRSREARKIYWAVTVGVPKPMKGRIDLPVAKEAGTRGERMTVDEDEGVHAITYYTVLEHAHKQAAFVALWPRTGRTHQLRVHMAALGTPILGDGKYAGQGAFLEGAGDLPRQLHLHARRIILPHPRGGVIDVTAPLPKHMRPAWDYFGFEDKRKDDPFAELEF
- the crcB gene encoding fluoride efflux transporter CrcB, with the protein product MKMILAVAAGGGLGAVARYLTGVGLGHWLGTAYPWATMTVNVTGSFAMGVLAGLGAHVWQPAPELRAFLMVGVLGGFTTFSSFSLDVALLVERGAIGAAAAYVAASFLLSVGGLFAGLALIRTAVA